Part of the Venturia canescens isolate UGA chromosome 2, ASM1945775v1, whole genome shotgun sequence genome is shown below.
ATGCGAGTTGAACTTGAGAAAAACTCAATTTATTCCGTTTTCTTTCGGGCAGGTGCTCATGCAAAATTGGGAGAGTATCTGCGAAACCCACAACCACAGATTGAAGTGCTTCTAGGAGTCCAATTCGCTCGACATTCTTTAATAGGATAGGGGCATCGAACCTAAACAAGAATAATAAACCATATAAAAACAATATCAACATAAAAACtataatgtcaaaataaaaataataatgtagATTTGTCAAAGAAAAACTTACCGGAAGCAATTGTGAGCGATCAAAATAACACCGCAGCCCATCGAAATGTTTTGGAGATAacagatgaatttttcaaaagccATCTCTTTTGAGACCGCTTTGACAGGGACATTATTAAGCATCATAATTCCTtccgaaattttcagtttattTACAGCACTGGCTCCTGATGTGATTGCTTGCGAAGGCATTACATAAATTGAAAACTCTGTGTCTTCGTGTACTGCCGCAATCTGAAAACAAATTATTAAAGTGTAAATAGTGCATTAGGAGCAGCATCAACGTTATTGATTTTCAACATACTGTGAGAGTCATTTACCTGGCAAATGTCACATGAGGTCGATCTGCTAGTTGTTTCCAAATCGAAGTACActaatttacatttttcgaaatccaCGCGATCatctaaaaatatataaattatttcaaattttgaatttacatATAAATTTCTTCTGTGAAAAGAAGTCAGTTATACATATTTACCTTGT
Proteins encoded:
- the LOC122405764 gene encoding uncharacterized protein — encoded protein: MTDCSVTNTPIILCDRLSQDDRVDFEKCKLVYFDLETTSRSTSCDICQIAAVHEDTEFSIYVMPSQAITSGASAVNKLKISEGIMMLNNVPVKAVSKEMAFEKFICYLQNISMGCGVILIAHNCFRFDAPILLKNVERIGLLEALQSVVVGFADTLPILHEHLPERKRNKLSFSQVQLACDYIGVEATENAHNAVQDVRVLSKLIIILGVGESMMKAKAKSLQRIVNTLNTKDEICQRQKGLQYLSKGVSKGMLTKIAVAGISFGMLQKTWQDNGVEGITLLLAEHVGNGPRVTKNKKIIEKLITELQLISNKENCTPV